Proteins co-encoded in one Strix uralensis isolate ZFMK-TIS-50842 chromosome 2, bStrUra1, whole genome shotgun sequence genomic window:
- the CYSLTR2 gene encoding cysteinyl leukotriene receptor 2: MNISEMALDNNFTNSSFNCTIDSFKQVIYPITYLFIFCLGVVGNGLSIYVFFQPSQRKTSVNIYMQNLAVSDLMFVSTLPFRASYFLLGSHWIFGDIVCRIMTYTLYVNMYCSIYFLTVLSVVRFIAIVYPFKHWKVTNIKYARITCAAIWVFVLAASSPLLSKEIAGYSNPAKCLDLHPSSTHRLLMMNSFVLIVGFILPFFTIIVCYIFAIKALLKSKTPQHKKAVCHKKALSTIIITLILFLLCFLPYHILRTAHLMHSSCSQASLPVHKALVVALCLAAMNSCLDPVLYYFAAENFKARIRSLYHR, encoded by the coding sequence ATGAATATTTCCGAGATGGCACTAGACAACAACTTCACTAACAGCTCCTTTAACTGTACGATTGACAGCTTCAAGCAAGTAATTTATCCCATCACGTATCTCTTTATCTTCTGCCTGGGTGTTGTTGGAAATGGCCTCtccatttatgttttcttccagccTTCACAGAGGAAGACCTCAGTAAACATTTACATGCAGAACTTGGCTGTTTCAGATCTCATGTTCGTGAGCACTTTGCCCTTTCGGGCCTCATATTTCCTGTTGGGATCACATTGGATATTTGGTGATATCGTCTGCAGGATCATGACTTACACCTTGTACGTGAACATGTActgcagcatttattttctcaCTGTGCTCAGTGTGGTTCGTTTCATAGCCATCGTCTACCCGTTCAAACACTGGAAAGTAACCAACATAAAGTATGCCAGGATAACATGCGCAGCCATATGGGTCTTCGTGCTGGCAGCCTCCAGCCCTCTGTTAAGCAAGGAAATCGCTGGGTACAGCAACCCAGCCAAGTGCTTGGACCTCCACCCTTCCAGCACGCACAGGCTCCTCATGATGAACAGCTTTGTCCTCATCGTGGGCTTCATTCTGCCATTTTTCACAATTATTGTCTGCTACATCTTTGCAATCAAAGCGTTGCTCAAGTCCAAGACTCCACAGCACAAGAAGGCAGTCTGTCACAAGAAGGCACTGTCCACCATCATCATCactctcatcctcttcctcctctgtttcctGCCATATCACATACTGCGAACTGCCCACCTGatgcacagcagctgcagccaggcCAGCCTGCCCGTGCACAAAGCACTGGTGGTTGCTCTCTGCCTTGCTGCCATGAACAGCTGCCTTGATCCTGTCCTCTATTACTTTGCGGCTGAAAATTTCAAAGCGAGAATCAGAAGTTTGTACCACAGGTAG